Proteins encoded together in one Arachis hypogaea cultivar Tifrunner unplaced genomic scaffold, arahy.Tifrunner.gnm2.J5K5 arahy.Tifrunner.gnm2.scaffold_50, whole genome shotgun sequence window:
- the LOC114927203 gene encoding uncharacterized protein, which produces MFEYNNIKIWKNWAPSVFFNGAIHWLNHDGDYDAIVTILVFDTSKRNGFLEIPVPEQVGKCYPCRLTVLGGCLALYYDKCDYDYDKCVIWVMKEYNVQSSWTSYEIPSSYFEPVCLSEDGDFIGFDESPGMSKYNVRGELLLRFDHACDQIGYVSYNVYTESLLMLPNDGSEEKEGSSSGVKGTEESTNLAT; this is translated from the exons ATGTTTGAatacaacaatataaaaatatggaAAAATTGGGCACCTTCTGTGTTCTTTAATGGGGCTATCCATTGGTTGAATCATGATGGTGATTATGATGCTATTGTTACTATTCTTGTCTTTGATACTAGCAAAAGGAATGGTTTTTTAGAGATTCCTGTGCCAGAACAAGTAGGAAAGTGTTATCCTTGCCGACTGACGGTACTGGGAGGGTGTTTAGCCTTGTATTATGAtaaatgtgattatgattatgataaaTGTGTGATATGGGTGATGAAAGAGTACAACGTGCAGTCTTCTTGGACTTCCTATGAGATTCCCAGCAGTTACTTTGAGCCAGTGTGCTTGTCCGAGGATGGCGATTTTATAGGATTCGATGAATCACCTGGAATGTCGAAATATAATGTTAGAGGAGAGCTGCTCCTGCGTTTTGATCACGCTTGTGATCAGATTGGGTACGTTTCGTATAATGTTTATACAGAGAGTCTCTTGATGCTGCCTAATGATGGCTCTGAGGAGAAAGAAGG GAGTTCATCAGGAGTTAAAGGGACTGAAGAGAGCACCAACTTAGCCACTTGA